Proteins encoded in a region of the Uloborus diversus isolate 005 chromosome 1, Udiv.v.3.1, whole genome shotgun sequence genome:
- the LOC129234180 gene encoding uncharacterized protein LOC129234180: MDEKETTVEVSRSAVLEAAADMRESCENACSLHTGSRETTKEVSMPICFLVKEQAKSMVAIQELQKRVENVEVMQDDVIESLIEIRNFLCGESRITSNLSIGTPSFTNSPNVLKSSPLTKTRRFNYSPSNLKSSLETSSLSVRSKSVSPKYSELIVSELKKPLPCVSVQSSQKLFDLARNKDSVLESDKQDSGLDSDCREQNDIHHSLGKNWGKQETNDELLQLLDEISERSEILQKQLFVVEENVQDIAKQEAIIDNSEQMESKFIAEDIQRSRPHYVPSSASNVEQEKKEFSKKMPSNSTHVESVVPTKNTFTDASVLFERKPICERVSKIRKTTSNKIDSAMVSSVLKETNVIELQRQVLIYLVENAVLQTKLGEIEQCLYNKNLESEKVENSLKDETRLLMMENRELRIGLDEQKCEIGSLKSKITMLERVLQSVTVENRELNWQLGESLGLQNLSRRDPHHLSSSFTFGSSGSKSFRRSSLPHQFSGATERHVPCTKSKLLSNTSSCLDATVEEPDQGWQQLGGISYKFKDALSSTPMMPLAKLKDSKKHFLNAPNLSCNQAQPNFQTVKRHLKCNSEKNSVSSTIQMCLEENASETKANGAVEDAGAAKFPFNTILEKLKANSDYRISRRVPGSSNETLACSSTDQTKASSSTRSNHLSPPCRETFCSETQLQSRNSPSQNIQDNKSNTRKGRNIHQRIQDILDRIMAESEEAA, from the coding sequence gAACTGCAGAAACGGGTGGAAAATGTTGAAGTTATGCAAGATGATGTGATAGAATCTTTGATTGAAATAAGGAATTTCCTGTGCGGAGAATCTAGAATTACCAGTAATTTAAGTATTGGGACGCCAAGTTTTACTAATAGCCCAAATGTGTTAAAATCAAGCCCACTCACAAAGACTCGAAGATTCAATTACTCGCCATCCAACCTTAAGTCATCTTTGGAAACTTCTAGTTTATCAGTTCGATCGAAATCTGTTTCTCCAAAGTATTCTGAACTAATAGTGAGTGAGTTGAAAAAACCATTGCCCTGTGTTTCTGTGCAATCGTCacaaaaactttttgatttaGCCAGAAACAAAGATTCAGTGTTAGAGAGCGATAAGCAGGATAGCGGATTGGATTCGGATTGTCGAGAGCAGAATGACATTCATCATTCTTTAGGGAAAAATTGGGGTAAACAAGAGACAAATGATGAGTTGTTACAGCTATTGGACGAAATAAGTGAACGATCTGAAATTCTACAAAAGCAGCTTTTTGTTGTTGAAGAAAATGTTCAGGACATCGCGAAACAAGAAGCAATCATAGACAACAGTGAGCAAATGGAATCAAAATTCATTGCTGAGGATATACAAAGATCCAGACCACATTACGTGCCGTCTTCAGCTAGTAATGTAGAGCAAGAgaagaaagaattttcaaaaaaaatgcctTCAAATTCAACGCATGTGGAATCGGTGGTGCCAACAAAAAATACCTTTACTGATGCATCTGTGTTATTTGAGAGAAAACCTATCTGTGAAAGAGTCTCCAAGATAAGAAAAACTACTTCAAATAAAATAGACAGTGCCATGGTTTCTTCGGTGTTAAAAGAAACGAATGTCATTGAGCTTCAAAGGCAAGTTTTGATTTACCTTGTTGAGAATGCAGTGCTGCAGACTAAACTTGGCGAAATCGAACAGTGCTTGTACAACAAAAATTTGGAAAGTGAAAAAGTTGAGAACAGTCTAAAAGATGAAACAAGATTGCTAATGATGGAAAACAGAGAGCTGCGCATAGGATTGGACGAACAAAAATGCGAAATTGgttctttaaaatctaaaattaccATGCTTGAGCGCGTCTTGCAGTCAGTCACTGTAGAAAACAGGGAGCTCAATTGGCAATTAGGAGAATCTCTAGGTCTACAGAACCTATCGAGGAGAGATCCGCATCATTTGTCTTCAAGTTTTACTTTTGGCAGTTCAGGTTCAAAATCCTTCAGGAGATCCAGCCTACCTCATCAGTTTTCGGGTGCAACTGAACGGCATGTTCCTTGTACAAAATCAAAATTGCTGTCGAACACCAGCAGCTGTTTAGATGCTACTGTTGAAGAACCTGACCAAGGGTGGCAACAGCTGGGCGGCATATCTTATAAATTCAAGGACGCTTTGTCCTCCACTCCCATGATGCCACTTGCCAAACTGAAAGATTCCAAAAAGCACTTTTTAAATGCGCCAAACCTTTCGTGCAACCAGGCCCAACCAAACTTTCAGACTGTCAAAAGGCATTTGAAATGCAATAGCGAAAAGAACAGCGTGAGCTCCACTATTCAAATGTGCCTTGAAGAGAATGCTTCCGAGACAAAAGCTAATGGAGCTGTTGAAGACGCGGGAGCAGCTAAATTCCCTTTTAATACCATTCTAGAAAAATTGAAAGCCAATTCTGATTACAGGATTTCACGAAGGGTTCCGGGAAGTTCTAACGAAACGCTTGCTTGTTCCTCAACTGACCAAACTAAAGCCTCATCTAGCACGAGGAGTAACCATTTGTCTCCCCCGTGCCGTGAGACGTTTTGCTCGGAGACACAGCTTCAAAGTAGAAATTCTCCTTCGCAAAATATCCAGGACAATAAATCAAACACAAGAAAAGGGCGAAATATCCACCAAAGGATACAAGATATTTTAGATAGGATAATGGCTGAATCTGAAGAAGCTGCTTAG